One Burkholderia sp. 9120 genomic window, GCGTCGATTCGTCGGTTACCGCGTGGCTGCTGAAAGAACAGGGCTACGACGTGGTCGGCCTGTTCATGAAAAACTGGGAAGACGACGACGACAGCGAATACTGCTCGACGCGCCAGGACTGGATCGACGTGGTGTCGGTGGCGGATCTGATCGGCATCGACGTCGAAGCGGTCAACTTCGCCGCCGAATACAAAGACCGCGTGTTCGCCGAATTTCTGCGCGAATACTCGGCCGGCCGCACGCCGAATCCGGACGTGCTGTGCAATGCCGAAATCAAATTCAAGGCCTTCCTCGATCACGCCATGTCGCTCGGCGCGGAAACCATCGCGACCGGCCACTATGCCCGCGTGCGCGAGAACGACGGCCGCTTCGAACTGCTGAAAGCGTTCGACCATACGAAAGACCAGTCGTACTTTCTGCATCGGCTGAATCAGGCGCAATTGTCGAAGACGCTGTTTCCTTTGGGTGAAATCCCGAAGACCAAGGTCCGCGAAATCGCCGAACAGATCGCGCTGCCGAATGCGAAGAAGAAAGACTCGACCGGCATCTGCTTCATCGGCGAACGGCCGTTCCGCGACTTCCTGAACCGCTATCTGCCCACCCAACCCGGTCCGATGAAAACGACGGACGGCAAAGTGGTCGGCGAACACATCGGCCTCGCGTTCTACACGTTCGGGCAACGCAAGGGCATTGGTCTCGGCGGCAGCAAGGAAGGCAGCGGCGAACCCTGGTTCGTGGCCGGCAAGGACATTCCGTCGAACACGCTGTACGTCGCGCAAGGGCACGATCACTCGTGGCTGCTGAGCCATACGCTCAGCGCGGGCAATACGAGCTGGGTCGCGGGCGAGCCGCCGGCGGACGGCTTCGCGTGCGGAGCGAAGACCCGTTACCGGCAAGCGGACGCGGCCTGCACGTTCGGCAACGCAAACGTCGGGACCGGCCTGTTCGAGCTGAATTTCGCGGATGCGCAGTGGGCTGTCACACCGGGGCAATCCGCGGTGCTTTACGATGGCGACGTTTGCCTCGGCGGCGGCATCATCGAACATGCGGTGACCGGGCAGCCGGTGGCACGTCAGCCGCAGAAAGCGGCGCTGCTGAGTGCCCGCTGAGCGATGCGCTCAAACAGCCGCAGCTAGCTTCACCATAACAAGCAGTCGTTCGTTCCCTTTCGCGGCGGTTCCGCCTGCGCCGACAGCGCTGGCGATCCCGCCGTGACGATCCCCACTGCACTGGAGTCCCCATGTTTTCTCGACGTTATCTGGCCATGTGGTGCGCAGTCGTGCTGCTCGCCGTCTGCGCGGCGCTCGGCGCGACACAACACATTTCCTGGTTCTGGCTGGTCGTGCCGCTGGCGCTCGTCGCGCTCGGCCTGTTCGACCTGACGCAGCAGCGTCACGCGATTCTGCGCAACTATCCGCTGTGGGGGCATTTCCGCTTCCTGTTCGAATTCATCCGCCCGGAAATCCGTCAGTATTTCGTCGAAGGCGATACCGACGAAAAACCGTTCTCGCGGGCCCAGCGCAGCATCGTCTATCAGCGCGCGAAGAACGACGTGGATAGCCGCCCGTACGGCACCGAACTCGACGTCAAAGCGGTCGCGCACGAATGGATCAGCCACTCGCTCGCGCCCACCACGCTCGAGAATCACGACTTCCGCGTCGTGGTCGGACCGGACCGCGCGAAACCGTATTCGATGTCGATCTTCAACGTCTCGGCGATGAGCTTCGGCTCGCTGTCGGCGAACGCGATCATGGCGCTGAACCTCGGTGCGAAGAAAGGCAACTTCGCGCACGACACCGGCGAAGGCTCCATGTCGAAGTATCACCGCGAGCATGGCGGCGACATCATCTGGGAAATCGCGTCGGGCTACTTCGGCTGCCGTAACGACGACGGCACGTTCAGCGCGGAGAAATTCGCGAAGCAGGCCGCCGAGCCGCAAGTGAAGATGATCGAGGTGAAGCTCTCGCAAGGTGCGAAACCGGGGCACGGCGGCGTGCTGCCGGCCGCCAAGATCACACCGGAAATTGCCGAGACGCGTGGTGTTCCGATGGGCCGCGACTGCATCTCGCCGGCCACGCACTCGGAGTTTTCGACGCCGCGCGGGCTGCTCGAATTCGTGGACCGTTTGCGCACGCTGTCGGGCGGCAAGCCGACTGGATTCAAGCTGTGCATTGGACACCCGTGGGAATTTTTCGGCATCGCGAAGGCAATGCTGGAAACGGGCATTTTGCCGGACTTCATCGTCGTGGACGGCGCGGAAGGCGGCACCGGCGCGGCGCCGCTGGAGTTCACCGATCACGTCGGCGTGCCGCTGCAGGAAGGCTTGCTGCTGGTCCATAACACGCTGGTCGGGATTGGCTTGCGGCAGCGCATTCGCCTCGGCGCGAGCGGCAAGATGATCACTGCGTTCGACATTACGCGCACGCTGGCGATCGGCGCGGACTGGGTGAATGCGGCGCGCGGCTTCATGTTCGCGGTGGGCTGCATTCAGGCGCAAACCTGCCACACGGGCCGCTGCCCGACCGGCGTCGCGACGCAGGACCCGGTGCGTCAACGCGCGCTGGTCGTGCCGGACAAGGCCGATCGCGTGTTCAACTTCCATCACAACACGCTGCACGCGCTGAAGGAAATCATTCAGGCCGCGGGGTTGAAGCATCCGGCGGAACTGCGCGCGCATCACATCGTGCGGCGTGTGTCGTCGCATGAGGTGCGATTGATGTCGGATCTGCTGAAGTATCTGGAACCGAACGATCTGGTGAACGGCAATTACCGTTACTCGCTGTTCGAGAAATACTGGCCGGTGGCGCAGAGCGATTCGTTCTCGCCGAAGGTGGAGTTGGCGGCGACGTGAGCACGATGCGGAGCCGATTGCCCCAAGGCATGCGCATGACAACCGGCTGACCGACCACCCGCGTCGTAACGATAAAGGACCGCCCGAAGCGGTCCTTTATCATTTGAAGAGTGCCGCCAGTCCCGTCCGACCCCGCAAAACGGACACCCCCCTCCCTTTCCGTTAAAATCTACGGTTTAGCACTTCGCTCCACGGCCACCTCGCGCGCTCCGGCGTTTGCGGCGCGGCCTCATGCCCGAAAGGCACTTCATGCTCACGTTTCAGCAAATCATCCTGACAATGCAGTCCTACTGGGACAAGCAGGGTTGCGCGTTGCTCCAGCCGATCGACATGGAAGTCGGCGCGGGCACGTCCCACGTTCATACGTTCCTGCGCGCGATCGGCCCCGAACCGTGGCGAGCCGCCTACGTGCAACCGTCGCGCCGTCCGAAAGACGGCCGTTACGGCCAGAACCCAAACCGTCTGCAGCATTACTACCAGTACCAGGTGGTGCTCAAGCCGGCGCCGGAAAACATCCTCGACCTGTACCTCGGCTCGCTCGAAGCGCTCGGCTTCGACCTGAAGCAGAACGACGTGCGCTTCGTCGAAGACGACTGGGAAAATCCCACGCTCGGCGCGTGGGGCCTCGGCTGGGAAGTGTGGCTGAACGGCATGGAAGTGACCCAGTTCACCTACTTCCAGCAAGTGGGCGGTCTGGATTGCAAGCCGGCGCTCGGCGAAATCACTTACGGTCTCGAACGTCTCGCCATGTATCTGCAGAAGGTCGAGAACATCTACGACCTGGTCTGGACCGAGTGGGAAGAACAAGGCCCGAACGGCCCGGAAATTCGTCGCCTCACGTACGGCGACGTGTATCACCAGAACGAAGTTGAACAGTCCGCCTACAACTTCGAGCACGCGAACGTCGAGCTGCTGTTCTCGATCTTCAACAGCTACGAAGCGGAAGCCAAGCGCATGATGGAAGCGCAGATCGCGCTGCCCGCTTATGAGCTGGTGCTGAAGGCCGGCCACACGTTCAACCTGCTCGACGCGCGTGGCGCGATTTCGGTCACGGAACGCGCGGCCTACATCGGCCGTATCCGCACGCTGTCGAAGCTGGTCGCACAGGCTTACTACGATTCGCGCGAAAAGCTCGGCTTCCCGATGCTCGGCAATCCGGTGCACGGCGTGCCCGGCCTCACGACCGACGAGCAGGACGCCGCGATGCCCGCGTGGGCGCCGCCGCTGAAAGTCGAACGCAAGATCGATCCGGACTGACGAGAACACCCAGACATGACTCAACCCCACCAAGCTACCCTGCTCGTCGAACTGCTGACCGAAGAACTGCCGCCGAAAGCGCTCGCGCGTCTCGGCGACGCGTTCGCCGAAGGCATTGCGCAGCGCCTCGCGGCGCGCGACCTGATCGAAGGCGAACTGTCGTTCGAACGTTATGCGACGCCGCGCCGCCTCGCCGTCACGATCAAGAACGTGCGCGCCGTCGCGCCGGAAAAACAGGTGCGTGAAAAAGTGCTGCCGGTGTCCGTCGCCTTGGACAAAGACGGTCAGCCCACCGCGCCGCTCGCGAAGAAACTCGCGGCGCTCGGCTTCCCCGATTTCTCGGTGAGCGATCTCGAACGCGCACAAGACGGCAAGGCCGAAGCATTTTTCCTGCGCTATGCCGCGCCGGGCGCTACGCTCGCCGACGGCCTGCAAGCCGCGCTGGACGAAGCGCTAGCCGTGTCGAAGTTGCCGATTCCGAAGGTCATGACGTATCAGCGTCCGGACGGCACGAACATTCAGTTCGTGCGGCCCGCACAGCGTCTCACGGTCCTGCACGGCGATCAGGTTGTGCCGGTGAGCGCGCTCGGCATCGACGCCGACGACACCACGCTCGGCCATCGCTTTCTGTCCGAAGGTTTCGTACAGATCCAGCACGCCGATTCGTACGCTGACACGCTGTTGCACAAAGCCCATGTGGTCGCGAACTTCGCCGACCGCAAGGCGACCATCCGCACGCATCTGCTCGCGCAAGCCGACGGCGACCAGGTGGTGATGCCGGATTCGCTGCTGGACGAAGTGACCTCGCTGGTCGAATGGCCAGTGGTGTACGCCTGCAAGTTCGAGGACGAATTCCTGCAAGTGCCGCAGGAATGCCTGATCCTCACCATGCAGACCAACCAGAAATATTTCGCGCTGACCGATGCGAACGGCAAGCTGCGTTCGCGCTTCCTGATCGTGTCGAACATCGAAACGGCTACGCCGGGCGATATCATCGAAGGCAACGAGCGCGTAGTGCGTCCGCGTCTGGCCGACGCGAAGTTCTTCTTCGAGCAGGACAAGAAGAAACCGCTCGCGGATCGCGTGCCGCTGCTCGCGAACGTCGTGTATCACAACAAGCTGGGCTCGGCGCTGCAACGCGTCGAACGTGTGGAAGGTCTGGCCGGTGCGATTGCCGCGCTGACCGGCGCCGACATCGCGCTCGCACAGCGTGCCGCGCGTCTGGCCAAGGCTGACCTGATCACCGACATGGTCGGCGAATTCCCCGAGCTGCAAGGCACGATGGGCACGTACTACGCGCGTCACGACGGCGAGCCGGAAGAAGTCGCGCTCGCATGCTCGGAACACTATCAGCCGCGTTTCTCCGGCGACGCGTTGCCCGCCACCGCGACCGGCACCGTCGTCGCGCTGGCCGACAAGCTCGAAACGCTGGTCGGCATCTGGGGTATCGGCCTGCAACCCACCGGCGAGAAAGACCCGTTCGCGCTGCGCCGTCACGCGCTCGGCGTGCTGCGCATTCTGGTCGAGAAGCAACTGCCGGTCGACTTCGTCGAATTGCTACGCGCCGCTTATGCGCAATTCGCCGCGGTGCCGAACGTCGCCGATTCGACGCAAGCCATTTACGAGTTCAGCATGGACCGCCTGCGCGGTCTGCTGCGTGAACGCGGCTACGCGCCGGGCGAAATCGACGCGGTGCTGGCGCTGAATCCCACGCGCCTCGACGACATCGTCGCGCGTCTGGACGCGGTGCGCGAGTTCGCGTTGCTGCCGGAAGCGGCTTCGCTCGCGGCGGCTAACAAGCGTATTTCGAACATCCTGAAGAAGTCGGATGGCGTGGCCACTACCGGCGGCGTGCAGGTCACACTGCTCGTCGAGGCGGCGGAAAAGGCCCTGCATGCGCAGCTCGAGCAGGTCGCGCCGCGCGTGCAATCGCAACTCGCCGCACGCGACTACACGGGCGCGCTGACCGCGCTTGCCGCGTTGCGCGAACCGGTGGACACGTTCTTCAACGACGTGATGGTCAACGCCGAAGATCCGGCGTTGCGCGCCAACCGTCTGGCCTTGCTCGGCGCACTGCATCAGCAGATGAATTGCGTCGCCGACATTTCCCGACTCGCTGCCTGAGCCCCGCGCCATGCCGACCAAAAAAGTGGTGATCCTGGACCGCGACGGCGTAATCAACGTCGACTCCGACGCGTTCATCAAGTCGCCGGACGAATGGGTGCCGCTGCCCGGTTCGCTCGAAGCGATCGCGCGGCTGAACCAGGCCGGTTATCGCGTGGCGATCGCCACCAACCAGTCAGGCATTGGCCGCGGTCTGTTCGATATGAACGCGCTCAACGCGATGCATCTCAAGATGCATCGCCTGGCGGCGGCGGTCGGCGGGCGCATCGACGCGGTGTTCTTCTGCCCGCACACGGCGGAAGATCATTGCGAGTGCCGCAAGCCGAAGCCCGGCATGCTGAAGATGATCGCCGAGCGCTTCGAGGTCGATCCGCCGCACACGCCCGTGGTGGGCGATGCGATGCGCGATCTGCAAGCGGGCGCGGCGCTCGGTCATCCAACCCATCTGGTGCTGACCGGCAAGGGCCGCAAAACGCTCGCAGCCGGCGGCCTGCCCGAAGGCACGCGCGTGCATGACGACCTGCGCGCCTTCGCACTCGACTTCCTCGCCGACGCTCAAGAGTGACGCGCGCCATGCGCGTTTCCAACCCTCACCGACCACGCCGATGCGCTTCATTCGTTCTCTGCTGCTGCTGATCTACCTCGTTCTGTACACGGTGCCGTACGCGTGCGCGTGCTTCATCGCGTTTCCGTTCATGCGCGCCGACAAGCGCTACTGGATGGCCGCGGGCTGGTGCAAGTCGACCCTGCACGTGGCGCGCTGGCTCAACGGCATTCGCTACAACATAGAAGGCTTCGAGAACCTGCCCAACGGTCCCGCCGTGCTGTTGTCCAAGCATCAATCGGCGTGGGAAACGGTGGCGTTTCCGGCGCTGATGCCGCGGCCGCTGTGCTACGTGTTCAAGCGCGAACTGCTGTACGTGCCGTTCTTCGGCTGGGCGCTCGGTTTGCTGAAGATGGTTCATATCGATCGCAAGGAAGGCAAGTACGCGTTCGAGTCCGTCATCAAGCAAGGCAAGGCACGCATGGCCGAAGGCGCGTGGGTCATCATGTT contains:
- the mnmA gene encoding tRNA 2-thiouridine(34) synthase MnmA; translation: MSKQKVVVGMSGGVDSSVTAWLLKEQGYDVVGLFMKNWEDDDDSEYCSTRQDWIDVVSVADLIGIDVEAVNFAAEYKDRVFAEFLREYSAGRTPNPDVLCNAEIKFKAFLDHAMSLGAETIATGHYARVRENDGRFELLKAFDHTKDQSYFLHRLNQAQLSKTLFPLGEIPKTKVREIAEQIALPNAKKKDSTGICFIGERPFRDFLNRYLPTQPGPMKTTDGKVVGEHIGLAFYTFGQRKGIGLGGSKEGSGEPWFVAGKDIPSNTLYVAQGHDHSWLLSHTLSAGNTSWVAGEPPADGFACGAKTRYRQADAACTFGNANVGTGLFELNFADAQWAVTPGQSAVLYDGDVCLGGGIIEHAVTGQPVARQPQKAALLSAR
- a CDS encoding FMN-binding glutamate synthase family protein, whose product is MFSRRYLAMWCAVVLLAVCAALGATQHISWFWLVVPLALVALGLFDLTQQRHAILRNYPLWGHFRFLFEFIRPEIRQYFVEGDTDEKPFSRAQRSIVYQRAKNDVDSRPYGTELDVKAVAHEWISHSLAPTTLENHDFRVVVGPDRAKPYSMSIFNVSAMSFGSLSANAIMALNLGAKKGNFAHDTGEGSMSKYHREHGGDIIWEIASGYFGCRNDDGTFSAEKFAKQAAEPQVKMIEVKLSQGAKPGHGGVLPAAKITPEIAETRGVPMGRDCISPATHSEFSTPRGLLEFVDRLRTLSGGKPTGFKLCIGHPWEFFGIAKAMLETGILPDFIVVDGAEGGTGAAPLEFTDHVGVPLQEGLLLVHNTLVGIGLRQRIRLGASGKMITAFDITRTLAIGADWVNAARGFMFAVGCIQAQTCHTGRCPTGVATQDPVRQRALVVPDKADRVFNFHHNTLHALKEIIQAAGLKHPAELRAHHIVRRVSSHEVRLMSDLLKYLEPNDLVNGNYRYSLFEKYWPVAQSDSFSPKVELAAT
- the glyQ gene encoding glycine--tRNA ligase subunit alpha, producing MLTFQQIILTMQSYWDKQGCALLQPIDMEVGAGTSHVHTFLRAIGPEPWRAAYVQPSRRPKDGRYGQNPNRLQHYYQYQVVLKPAPENILDLYLGSLEALGFDLKQNDVRFVEDDWENPTLGAWGLGWEVWLNGMEVTQFTYFQQVGGLDCKPALGEITYGLERLAMYLQKVENIYDLVWTEWEEQGPNGPEIRRLTYGDVYHQNEVEQSAYNFEHANVELLFSIFNSYEAEAKRMMEAQIALPAYELVLKAGHTFNLLDARGAISVTERAAYIGRIRTLSKLVAQAYYDSREKLGFPMLGNPVHGVPGLTTDEQDAAMPAWAPPLKVERKIDPD
- the glyS gene encoding glycine--tRNA ligase subunit beta — protein: MTQPHQATLLVELLTEELPPKALARLGDAFAEGIAQRLAARDLIEGELSFERYATPRRLAVTIKNVRAVAPEKQVREKVLPVSVALDKDGQPTAPLAKKLAALGFPDFSVSDLERAQDGKAEAFFLRYAAPGATLADGLQAALDEALAVSKLPIPKVMTYQRPDGTNIQFVRPAQRLTVLHGDQVVPVSALGIDADDTTLGHRFLSEGFVQIQHADSYADTLLHKAHVVANFADRKATIRTHLLAQADGDQVVMPDSLLDEVTSLVEWPVVYACKFEDEFLQVPQECLILTMQTNQKYFALTDANGKLRSRFLIVSNIETATPGDIIEGNERVVRPRLADAKFFFEQDKKKPLADRVPLLANVVYHNKLGSALQRVERVEGLAGAIAALTGADIALAQRAARLAKADLITDMVGEFPELQGTMGTYYARHDGEPEEVALACSEHYQPRFSGDALPATATGTVVALADKLETLVGIWGIGLQPTGEKDPFALRRHALGVLRILVEKQLPVDFVELLRAAYAQFAAVPNVADSTQAIYEFSMDRLRGLLRERGYAPGEIDAVLALNPTRLDDIVARLDAVREFALLPEAASLAAANKRISNILKKSDGVATTGGVQVTLLVEAAEKALHAQLEQVAPRVQSQLAARDYTGALTALAALREPVDTFFNDVMVNAEDPALRANRLALLGALHQQMNCVADISRLAA
- the gmhB gene encoding D-glycero-beta-D-manno-heptose 1,7-bisphosphate 7-phosphatase, with the translated sequence MPTKKVVILDRDGVINVDSDAFIKSPDEWVPLPGSLEAIARLNQAGYRVAIATNQSGIGRGLFDMNALNAMHLKMHRLAAAVGGRIDAVFFCPHTAEDHCECRKPKPGMLKMIAERFEVDPPHTPVVGDAMRDLQAGAALGHPTHLVLTGKGRKTLAAGGLPEGTRVHDDLRAFALDFLADAQE
- a CDS encoding lysophospholipid acyltransferase family protein, coding for MRFIRSLLLLIYLVLYTVPYACACFIAFPFMRADKRYWMAAGWCKSTLHVARWLNGIRYNIEGFENLPNGPAVLLSKHQSAWETVAFPALMPRPLCYVFKRELLYVPFFGWALGLLKMVHIDRKEGKYAFESVIKQGKARMAEGAWVIMFPEGTRTRSGTQGKYKTGGARFAVATGAPVVPIAHNAGRLWPRNSFLKYAGIVTVSIGKPIDTTGLTPEEVNARVEQWIETEMRRIDPTAYSATESRSAAAPI